In Glycine max cultivar Williams 82 chromosome 4, Glycine_max_v4.0, whole genome shotgun sequence, the genomic stretch gtgaataatttataaatatttttaatatatttcttaatcctaataagtttttaaaatttaattcacttaattttttttatatttaaaaacaaaaggttgGCTGAGTTTCTCATAGTGTCACTCACCATCATCTCATCAGCCACCACTTGTTACAGGTTCTTTATTCAAATGCAGTGATTGCAGAATGCGAAAGTtcgaaaaatatgttttagttaTTCAATGCATGCTTGAATTACAGTGTTTTGTATTTTAGTCAATTATTAAGCTATTTTTTAAAGATGGAGTAACATtgtagtaattttaaataatgtacACTATGTAAGTAAAGTAGTatacaattttaaattgataaagaTGTATTTTtcgtctttttgtattttttttgaagTATTAATTTCaccattatttgtttattttactcgATTGTATCCTTAACTTTTTGTATGTAATCtcaaattttatgttaattttcgtcTTGCCATTTTAACTGCGACGGAGTAGTAATGTATAATGTATCTCTAATGCAAGAAATTTATAtgagttttttaattatttttttgtggttCCCGTATCATTTTTTGTGGTTCTTGCAGTGTCATGTCAtttataaaaaacttatataaattttatttcaatgcaagaaattataagaaatcGTAAGAAATCCAACCATTAGAATTTCTTAGAGCATCTTCAATGGGAGGTGCTTCCATGATTTCTTAGGCTAAGAAACGATTTCTTGTAAGTTCTTCTACATTGGAGCATAGTGACGTGACAAAGTGGATTCCTTCATTGCTAAGAAtaatttcttatataagaaACTCTAATGTTTGGATTTTTTGCGGTTTCTTACGATTTCTTGTATTGGAGTAAAATTTTATGAGTTTCTTATGAATGACATGACACTGCGGGGACCACAAAAAGATGATTAAGAAACCCATATGAGTTTCTTGCATTAGAGatgttcttatataaaaaattattcttagcAACGAAGGAATCCACTTTACTACGTTACTATGCTCCAATCCAGAAGAACTCACAAAAAACAGTTCCTTAGCCTAAAAAATCATGGAAGTATCTCCCATTGAAGATGCTCTTATACCAAACAATTTTCTTCCTCCTTCCTCGCTTCTTTCTCATTGTCtcctttctataaaaaaaaccaaatcttcaactaaaaacataaaaaaaaaactcaaagaactaaaaataaataaataaactcagGAAAACTCAAAGagctaagaaaattaattatgatcacTTTGGATTCCACATCTTCACCACCAATAAATTTCCTTGGTGGTTGTTTTTCCCTGGTCAAAGgtgacaatgtttttttttaatttattatttgggggtaaatttcaaattaatatctCGATAGGAATAAACCATAACAAATGTTATTAAAATTCGAAACatctattataatattattttttaattgaaatcataaatattttatgacattaatttattatttttttaattataatttaaagttgtcaaaaaaaaaaattcaccacTTTAGAGTagtaaaacataattattattttgtttacaactttaaaagataagaaaattttaaaataaaaaataaattcagaatttaaatatattatgacCTATCTTGCCTAATTACCAATGATCCTTGATGCAATATTAGTCTGCACACAAGGTGCCATGGGGagtatttgatttgattggGCCTTCAAATATTAAGCTGAAAGCATCGAGTCCAATCAGTAGATTCGTTACACTTCCATTTTGAAAAGTgtccaaaaatatttaaatggaaAAATAGACTACGCAAAAAGCCACCATTGATTTAATAAGCAGTGGCAAAGAAGATGATAGGACTTGCTCTAGCTGCCATGGCAGAATCATAACTCAATTTCAGCGTCAAAGACAAAAACTTCTATATCCATGGAAATTGATGAACGATGTCCCTCCTCGATCCTGATGTCAATGATCCGATATATGCAAGTGATTCAATAATAACGCAATAGAGGTGGCATGATAGACACAATAATAATCAATATGATAGACTTATACCATATTAGAATATGAATGTGAATCAAACTCGTTCGGTTGGCAAAGTGAGGTTTTCCTCTCCCcacacataattttaaatttggttaTATTATTGATAGATATGAAATCTTTAACACACTCCTCTCACACTGAGCACTAGAAAAGATATTTGTGAGTATTCTAATAATAGTTTGATGGTGGGTAGCGGGATAGAACCAACAATAATTGCAATGATAGATGTTAATATCATTTTAGATTTTGGGTTGAgtctaataaaatttatcttcagctatatattttaatttgataatatcaTTAGTCAATATGAAAATTTCAAGATCATATACCTTGATATATCACGCATTGATGCAGAGTTGAATAAAGttataatacattattttttgttgtattattcttatattttttataatataataaaattattatatatcaaataaaatatacaatttatattttttatcgaaGATATTACattttgatttataaatatCTTACATATTAATATTCCGATACACCATCTGAATTAGTTTGTGAATGTAAAGTTAAGGATTGTTCGATGTCTAAAgaggtggaaaaaaaaaaaaagaagagaagtagAAAATTGAGACATGACTGAAAAGTGGAAAATACAGCAAGTTTAGATTTGCATTCATTGTTGTTTAACAAACGGGGGCAATTGTGCACCCTTTCACACTGTAGGAGTGACCCAAATTATAGGATATAACTTGTAATCTACTATTAATAATAATGTAGATATTCTTCATTATGGACTATATATAGACGGCTGTGGTTAATTTATAGATGTACTGGATATAGACATAGATGGGGCAAAGTAGATTCCGAATCTTATACATATGGTTGGACCAAAAGAATAAGTGCTAGTAGATTTCAGTTGGTAGAGCTTATAAGCAgcaaattgtttctttttttactttgtgTTTTGGAATTTGAGGATGTGCATtggaattctaaaaaatatattgcataaTAGCCTGCTTTATATAAGCATTAAGCAATGCATAATCAAGTTTATGTGAATCTGCTAAGATAATCTGACCAACTAGAGAACTCCAATCTGCATTTAACTCCTGGTACAGAAGTTGAAATTATTTGGAGAAAATAAATTGGCCAAAAAGGCTTTCAATGATTTTAATCAGCTATTCTGGATAGGAACTAATGGCATTTGGCCTCCGTATATATCCGGGATTTGACTCTCCTCTATCTCTTCTAGCAATGTTGATTTCAGCTTTTTGTTCTCCACGAATACGATCTGCAAGAAAGTGCAACATTCAAAATATGCTCCTACAACATCTCATACATATGTAATATGCATTATAAATTTGAAGTGTCACCTTTTTCTTGGTATTTTCATCAATGAAAGGgtaaatcattttccaaatttTCATAAACATATAAGGTGCGTGTACAATAAGCATCTTCCCCAATCTTTCAGGGTAGCAATCCTGCAATCAGAAAAAAGGGATATGATTATGAGGTCTTCATGTTTCCAattaaaaacacacaaaaaacttGTGCACAAGATCTATGGAGAGAAATGGTCAATGAAGGGAGGAAGACCTATACCTGCAAAATGGATAGAGAATTAAGGTATCCACGAAGGTCACTGTTTACGTATGCCCATCCTTTAATGTCTGCAATGGCAAGAAACTTTTCTTGCCCCGGTGGCATCCTGACATGTTAAATGGATGCATTAACAATCTTCTAACTAAATTCACAgttctaagttttttttattaattgttaatttgttaatttttttgttagcacCAGGTATCGAATCGAACGCActaccttttctctttttcttctttcttaaccaCCCAACTAACCTTATATCTCCTTTCACAGTTCTAAGTGTAGGCATCTATATGGTTGAAAGTGCAGCAGCACATATATCCTAGTTCCCAGACTAACGTATGGCAGCcctttatttttggttaaatataattttggtttctTGTATGAATTGTTTGTTTCAGTTTCGTTACGTTGGTTTACAAGGTTTTACTTTGATCCTTTGAAGTGTCTCTAGATTATGTTGGTCCTTCCATCAGTTTACAACACTATTTTAGTCAATTGAGATGTGCCAAACCGTAAGATATCACCTCAACAAAAATTGACActacaaatttttttgaaaggatCATTTTAGTCTAATAGTAATGCCCGAAGGGACCAATACTTTTTAAACCTAACAGACCaaactgaaactaaaaattcaaaaactggaccaaacttatattttatcctttatttttaCTTGGGGAGAAAAGGAGTTTTAGACTAAAATTGAAACTAAGAATTCaacttatatttttacttgGGGAGAAAAGGACCAAACTGGACCAAActtatattttatcctttattcAAAAACTGAAACTAAGaattcaacttattttttcGTAATGTCAATGACTAAAATTGGCCGGAattgaaataacagaaaaaggGATTTACCTTGAACAAAGCTTCTCAAGAACAAACACCACATACCCTGCATTCAGAAAGAGTACTTGTCATTATTCTGTACCAACTATAATAAGAGGACTTGAAATGAAAGGCTGTTATTAGGAATTGAATTGTAAAGGGATCTCAAGTGAGGAACATACGTTTGAAACCATCGGCACCATTTTTGCTTTGAAAATGTTTTGCAGCAAAGGTAACAACTATAGGTCGACCCTTCTTGTCGAGTCCTTGCGTAAACACCTTGTCCTGTGCAATATCTTCGGCAATCTCTGACGGTGATATGCAACCATTTGGAACAAATGAACGCTTCCATTTCAAGTACTTAAGGAACATTGCCGAAGCCTTCTCCACATCCAAACTACGAGCCCGCAAGAATCTTCTCATCATCAAATCATTTTCTTCCTGCTCACCCACCAAGgctaaatcaaattaaaatttcaaactaaTTGGTGTTGTAGTGAAACAAACCAATTGGGCAtcatcaatttttcattttaaataatcaCAACAGttcagattttttaaaaaaaaaaagacattttttgctTTTGGGTATTCCACTGTGCTTATCCCAAGAGAAGAAATATCATGGTCATATTAGTTTTATCCATATACCAGCATTCTAATTCAACTCAAATCTTTTAAACAAAGTCTCGAGTTGTAGGTTAtccaacaaaaattaatcatttacaAATACTGATAACATGGTAAAAACAAACAAAGGTATACCAATATGATTCACAAAGTATCTGTCGGAGACTATGTTTGATCTAAGCAAAGAGTACCGTTGACACCAAAATGCTACttttagaaagagaaaaagggcATAAAGCCATGACAGTTAATTTAGttgtaacagaaaaaaaaacatgacaaCTTTAGCTCTATTGGGTACCTTGGAAGAGGGATCTCGGCTTTCAACAAAGGCTCTCATGAGACGAATTTTGGTGACTTCGGCTTCAGTGCTGTCTTTCAAAGCGTCATCATCTTCTTTTGCTGTGTCATGTTTGGATTTGGAATCCAATTCTGATCTCAGGGGCTCGGGGCTCACACCCTCCATTCTCTTGAATCTCTGCCTCAACTCAACACTCAACACGAATTTCTAGCTTCTGACTAATAACAATGACAagcaaaatgtgtttttattttttggctattaaatGCTGATAACCTTTTGGTGGTGACTTTGGTGGTTCGTATTGACGGGAGTTTTTCGAGTGTTCAACTACCCAGTTAGATTTGAGGTGCGCttcaattaattaacttttagaCGGTGGTATCCTTGAGCATGCTTGAGCTGGATAACCATCGATGGTCCATTTTTAAAGGGAtaccaataaattttatttagttcatataaatattaaaatacaaatttcatataattttaaattatattgaaactatattataaaaaataaaataagtttcaataattttttttggaaaaatcattACCAGTAATTAGTCAACTAAATGTGATATTTTTacttatcaataaaaatttgtcaaCAATTATGGAGAAAAATTGACAAGTACAATGTTAAGCATAAAAAAAGGTATGGGatgttttttcctttcatttctaTTAATGTTAATGTAATTGTGTAAAAAAGAGTTTAAAACTTTCTCTCTTTCCCTTTAATCTCTCCACCATTGATCTCTCTTTAGTCTTCTTGTTGTCCACGTATTATGTTGGATCACTTGAATAATCATGTTACATTATTGTTAATTTGCCTTAAAggttttttcattattaaaatcAATGTCTCATTCTCTCTAATCTTTTTGTCACTTTATGTCTCGTTATTATCATAACGGAGGTCTAGTCGTTTCACGATAGCAAGAATCAGGATATAGATAAGTAATGGAGGATAATGACTAAGTGCTTTTGTCATAAACCATTGTTTATAAATCGTGATTTGTGAATCTTAACCTCTCTTGCTCAGCTGAAATCTCAAACCCGAGTTGTACCACACTTATTGATCCCTCCTTGAATTTCTCATACATTTAGGTTTTTTTTCATCAAGTGTGTGTTTAGTTGTTTACAAGTTTGGGAATTGGGGGTGTGagtacaaaattataatatagcAATGTCAAT encodes the following:
- the LOC100799549 gene encoding phosphatidylinositol transfer protein 3, producing MEGVSPEPLRSELDSKSKHDTAKEDDDALKDSTEAEVTKIRLMRAFVESRDPSSKEENDLMMRRFLRARSLDVEKASAMFLKYLKWKRSFVPNGCISPSEIAEDIAQDKVFTQGLDKKGRPIVVTFAAKHFQSKNGADGFKRYVVFVLEKLCSRMPPGQEKFLAIADIKGWAYVNSDLRGYLNSLSILQDCYPERLGKMLIVHAPYMFMKIWKMIYPFIDENTKKKIVFVENKKLKSTLLEEIEESQIPDIYGGQMPLVPIQNS